Proteins encoded together in one Coffea arabica cultivar ET-39 chromosome 2c, Coffea Arabica ET-39 HiFi, whole genome shotgun sequence window:
- the LOC113728263 gene encoding protein RKD3-like: protein MNPPALSVVYQLENLLASDGSLYFEEQPPSGAWEQSYLAFPESLGQCTAGICNCKEPLHAWKWKINSIPCLEMEFKDFEDICGDFGWHSPPDVKEPFFEGDVNVVDAKPLNAAGEIRDQALLENGETVFGEASGGNAVCSRSSEPLVSDDGLVSGRYKSSALEVDEIQKYFDVPITKAAKELKVGLTVLKKRCRELNIRRWPHRKIKSLKSLIDSAKELGLTSEIEMLEEHKRMLKVLPEMELTERTKKLRQACFKANYKKRRAMAAAAAAMA, encoded by the exons AGCCCTCAGCGTGGTATACCAGCTGGAGAACCTCCTTGCATCTGATGGATCTTTATATTTCGAAGAACAACCACCTTCAGG AGCATGGGAACAGTCATACCTTGCGTTTCCTGAAAGCCTGGGGCAATGTACAGCGGGCATATGTAACTGTAAGGAACCACTCCATGCTTGGAAATGGAAGATTAATAGCATCCCATGCTTGGAAATGGAATTCAAGGATTTTGAAGACATTTGTGGGGATTTTGGGTGGCACTCACCGCCAGACGTCAAAGAACCATTTTTTGAGGGAGACGTCAATGTTGTCGATGCTAAACCGCTGAATGCAGCTGGAGAGATACGTGATCAAGCGCTGCTCGAGAATGGTGAGACTGTTTTTGGCGAAGCATCTGGAGGAAATGCGGTGTGCTCGAGATCGTCAGAGCCCTTGGTTTCGGACGACGGGTTGGTAAGTGGGAGGTACAAGTCATCGGCGCTTGAGGTGGATGAgattcaaaagtactttgatgTTCCAATTACAAAAGCAGCTAAGGAATTGAAGGTTGGCCTCACTGTCCTGAAGAAGCGATGCAGGGAACTCAACATCAGGCGCTGGCCACACAGGAAAATCAAGAGCTTGAAGTCGTTGATTGACAGTGCTAAG GAGTTGGGATTGACAAGTGAGATTGAAATGCTGGAAGAGCACAAAAGAATGTTAAAGGTGCTTCCCGAGATGGAACTGACGGAAAGAACCAAGAAACTCAGACAAGCATGCTTCAAAGCCAATTACAAGAAAAGAAGGGCAatggctgctgctgctgccgcCATGGCTTGA
- the LOC113724874 gene encoding uncharacterized protein: MISLDLETENEAASPTSTPKLSLYKLPSKQRQPPPVMFTPPVTTSAASIPFQWEEVPGKLRPDFRPTSSPAAAAVKDKKNSSVARCLDLPPRLLNNKNNTSTAPHSIIHHPPSKQLFPVTNDSSPTTVLDGPYPHGAGGPSFSRSSAFSLPKTRGSFRSLEDEIFRDVNKYRRHRHDAAIDEAVGKRKVINDKERFASWKWGSYKENNATANDGSFSFSAGDDHSFGCTSFASTSRGTIKRRSSFSSFSHASSNLIAGIYGSFKQVLPWRRRQGGKKKD; the protein is encoded by the exons ATGAtcagtttggatttggagacCGAAAATGAAGCAGCAAGTCCAACCAGTACTCCAAAGCTTTCCTTGTATAAACTCCCAAGCAAGCAAAGACAGCCGCCACCAGTGATGTTCACTCCACCCGTCACTACTTCAGCAGCATCGATTCCATTCCAATGGGAGGAGGTGCCGGGGAAGCTCAGACCCGATTTCAGACCCACGTCTTCCCCGGCCGCCGCCGCCGTTAAAGACAAGAAGAATTCTTCTGTAGCCAGATGTTTAGACCTCCCGCCCCGGCTGTTGAATAACAAGAATAATACTAGTACTGCTCCTCACAGTATCATCCATCATCCTCCTAGTAAACAACTATTTCCAGTCACGAACGATTCTTCTCCCACGACGGTGCTCGACGGGCCTTATCCTCATGGCGCTGGCGGTCCATCCTTCTCTCGCAGTTCCGCATTTTCTTTGCCTAAAACTAGAGGGTCTTTCAGGAGCCTGGAGGATGAAATTTTTAGGGATGTCAATAAGTACCGACGACATCGTCATGATGCCGCCATTGATGAAGCTGTCGGGAAAAGAAAGGTGATCAATGATAAGGAGAGATTCGCCTCTTGGAAATGGGGGAGCTACAAGGAGAACAACGCTACTGCCAATGATGGCAGTTTCTCCTTCTCTGCCGGAGATGATCACAGTTTTGGTTGTACTTCTTTCGCTTCAACAAGTCGTGGGACAATCAAGAGGAGAAGCAGCTTCTCGAGTTTCTCTCATGCCAGCTCCAACCTCATC GCCGGCATTTATGGGAGCTTCAAGCAAGTGCTCCCTTGGAGACGAAGACaaggaggaaaaaagaaggattaa